DNA sequence from the Vicia villosa cultivar HV-30 ecotype Madison, WI linkage group LG3, Vvil1.0, whole genome shotgun sequence genome:
tatatatatatatatatatatatatatatatatatatatatatatatatatatatatatatatatatatatatatatatatatatatatatatatatatatatatatatatatataaaataactaactatatatatatataaataactaACTTAATCACCTGATAATTGCGTGACTGATgtatgtaggggtggcaaaacggacccggcccgcggggaaagctcgtattacccgcactttttcgcgggaCGGGAGGAAgttttaggcccgctccctttaatgtgtccgccccgccccgttttttgcgggcttttgtggGCATAAGTTTTTTCAtactattttactatttttagacctaaaaggttcaatgcccgcgggctttctcCGCCCCGCCTttacttttttgcggggcggggcaagatTTTAGATCCGCACTCTCCAATATGCCCGTCCCGCCCGCACCATTTTTTCGCAGACTTTTGCGGGACGtgtctaaacggggcgggcatgcccgtttgtcaCCCCTAGATGCATGTGTAGATGTAAGAGTATTTTCAAGAAGTGTATTACTATTTAATCCACTGCGTGTTACTCTACCGTTTTTTAAAAGGAACTTCCCAGGTGATAactttttaatattgttattccctgtaaaaaaagaaaaatgaatataTGAATTAGTAACCCTtgccaaaaaataaaataagtaatttTAGAAATTTTAAACAATAAACCTACCACGTCCCTTTAGTAAGACATTATTTTTTGGAGTATTTGGTTCTTCAGTGTGTTTCATAAATCAATGTTTATGAGTAATAGTGGATATCATTGAATTGACGTATATCACAatatataaaatgttaaaaaatacttttaaattgAAGTTTGTTATAATATTGCTTATTTTGAGTCATATTATTAGGAATTTAATAACTAATTAACTTTCAAAAATATCCATTAAAATTCATTTTTCGattttttaaaacactcgatttttgtattttcaaaaaaaaatgttatttttccgataaaatatattttctaattttttaaaacaCTCAATTTTTTGTATTCCCAAAAAACTCATTATTTTTTCGTATTTAtgaaaaatggttttttttttcatatttctaaaaaaaattgaattttttgtatttccaaaaaaaataattaaaatctaattttactGTTTtctaaaaaactcgattttttgtatttcttgaaaaaaattgatttttcgtATTTTAAAAAAAGGGAAAGACTAAGATGTATCCAAGggcttaaatttataaattatatatagaaatattttcttggaagACATGCATTCAATGTGTTGAAACATTAAATATCACTGTTCCGGACTGCCCCAATTGGCCCAATCCACTCTTTGCCCAATGCATTCTAGTCCAAACGCAAGACATAATCAAACATACTAAAGCCTCGTGCTCGGCAGCGACTTGTTATCCGCGTTTCCTGACGGAAAACCACGCGTGGGCCCTCAAAAGATGAAGTACATTCAAGTTTATGAGACCTTTAATGGAGTTAAAGAGatggaataaaaaataaattgttatatatttagattaatttacatcagaagatattattattattattagaaatacactaatattaaaattaaaaataaattaaaatataggaATGTTAATATTTTTCCAgagttatgtattttttttaattttaatatgttGAGTTTCTAATAAGGAtatgtaaattatttatataaaatatattatttaactattttatttagtgtttatgattctaattaaataaatgtcactatgttttaaaaaaagaaagttaaaatatataaatattagtattttctaGAGTTAAGTATTTTAGATTTTAATAAATTgtctttattaaatatattaaattgatatattgataaaaattaattaatttgtgattaaaatataatatcaaatctaaaaataaaatttttaaaattaaaagtgatATATTATTAGTAAGTAAtatcaatattttataataatcaaataaataagttttaatataaatttatatttctaAATTAAGCAATGAATGCagcaattataattaaaattttattattataatggtaaaatgTAACATACAATTTAATTGTTGTTAATAGTCCTAATTACttgttattaaataaaaataaatatattaaattaaaattctatgaaaaatttaatttgtataaaatatatttttctaaaatcacatatctttataaaatttaaatatgttaTGCAGAAGGGGaaatttttttacttaatattattttttaattataaaaatagatgaccttaattatatttaaaatttatttttatattttttaatctttaagTAAAATTTAAAATCATATATAATTAATTGTCGGTTACTCTCTTGTACGAAGATTattcaaatcaaatataatttttttatttcaatgccTTGGTTCTTTGGTATCCCTATGTTATTATTTGCATCaattaaacataaaattatttaaaaaaaaaatttttttaacaTTGTAGGGGTTTTTTTATaggttatattttttatttcttttcaataATAAATTACTatgttaaaatttattattttaaattatatatgttgTAAAGGAAATAGaatttcaaaagcaaatcaaaggtcttattaataaaagttatattttaatttgtgttatattttgtaattttaatatttcataattttataaaaaaatattatttgaataatttatgtagtatttgtaattatatttatattatatgtaAAATTTTACACATAGAATTAAAAACTATAGAAATGATAAATTtgtatgaaattataattaaaaagtaaaatatatttaaatgtgaAATTAAAACTAATATAATTGAGATATCATTAGTAAATGATATAAATTTCTACGTGAAACATAATTATAATATGCTAAAATATATTGAAAGTTAAATACTATTGATAACATAATACAATCTTATAGAAAAATTAATGATTGTGGAGTGTAAGGTAATATATTTTATATGGATAATATTACaccaatattaaaaattaaatcatattattgATATATTCAGCTTTTATATATGAGCGACCTGTAATTATCTTTATAACAATAGTAATTTATTAAGATAACTATGAGGTTTGCTTACATATATAACCGAGTTGAAATTATCTTTATAACAATATTAATTCATTAAGATAGCTATGAGGCATGAAACctctaaaaaaaactattataaaatataattatagagAATAGAGATATAATAGCAAGAGAAAATCATACTTTTGTTGGAAGCACTGTTCTTGAATGTGCATATGAAATTGTATTCATAAATcgatataaaaaataatgatatgtttaaatatgtttaaatttGTGGATGAATGTTGAAAGATAGATATTTAAGTATAACATCAAAATATAATCTTGAAACCTCAAAATATTGATATGTTACATTTTTGAATGAATGTAAATATTAGAGTTACAAACATCAAAATACTTAAATGAGGTGTCATTAACAAATGAATAATCTTTTACCCTGCGacgaaaataaaattaacaatcaATACACATGAATAAAGtaagaaatagaaaataaaaacgaGCATACAAATTTGAAGAGTAACATAAAAATGAAGATAAGAAACTAAAGTTATAAAAATGAAGATATAAAAGTCAGGGTTTTGTCGACATCATTACAATCttagatttttataattttattaagtaGATAATTGACCAAATCAAATATCCCATGTTAAATTTGAAaagattaaaattatttaataattttgaaatacattttttaattttaaaataaatagaatataaaaGTGTTACATATTAAGTTTCAAGGAGTCGTGTATTTAATTATTGAGTTCTAatactataaaataaaaaaataatttaacaatttcaaaatattatatacaatacttcagtattataaaaaaaataatttaacaatttcaaaatattatatgcAATAGTTCAATATTGTGACGGtcagaattaattaattaattaattaaatataatatcaaatataattttaaaaaaaagttataaataataataattttaattaatattaaaaattaaaaattttaaaagttgACAAGTCAGCATTAGTGTTATATTCGACTGACACGTTGTCATTAGGTTTATTAGGTTGCTACCAAGTTGTCTCAACATGACAtacttaaatttatattaactatggatttatattaagtacaTATAGCAGGCCCATTTAACCTTTTTGGTATATATATGAGAAAGCAATAGGTTTTCATTATTCCTCTCTAAGTTTCACCAGTCGCTTCTCCTGATACACTTTCTCCTTCGACGCTCTTCAAGTCAGTTCTCGTTGCTTTTTCTGTGTTTTACCGTGCCCGTAAGTATTTTTTCAGGTTTGAGTTTAACAACATTTTTTGATGTAGAAATTTATTCATAGGTTAGAAACTGACTGAGAATGGAGGAAGAGAACAACGAAATCAAATCGTTCACAGATTTGGGCTTACCTGAGCAATTGGTGGAAGCTTGTcacaaattgggttggaaggcaccgctaaaatttcaaattcaagcaATTCCCCTTGCACTACAAGGTTCGATGCCATCTTAATCATAATCTAATTTTGAACCTCAAACTTtacttataatattattattattattattattattattattattattattattattattattattattattattattattattattattattattattattattatcaatattatgGTTTCAAAATTATTACATTTTCTCAGGAGGAAAAGATGTGATTGGAGTTGCTGAACCGGGTTCTGGTAAGACTGGGGCTTTTGCTCTCCCTATATTGCATGCACTCTTACAAGCACCacagccaaaccatttttttgCTTGTGTATTGTCTCCCACAAGGTTACATACTTTGATAACTCATAATTCATATTCATATAATTTTGATTCCTATTCATATTTAACTAGTATAATTCTTCTCTTCAAATATAGGGACCTTGCTATACAAATTTCTCAACAgtttgaagctttaggttctgGAATTGGTGTCAAATGTGTTGCGGTGATTTCTAATATCTTTTTCTCACATGATTCTCTTATCACATGCATGCATACTAGACAATTGGTTTGATTGCTAATTTGTTATCTTGTCTTTTTTCCATAGCTTGTTGGAGGCGCTGACTCTGACTTGCTACCCCAAATCATCAAGCTAGCAAAGATGCCTCATATTATTGTAAGTGTTACTAATGTTGTAGGCATGCTTTGATTTCATTTGTTTCTTGTACGCCAACAACGTTAGGGTGATTGCTAATGTTGTAGCCATGGTTTGATTTCATTTGTTTCTTGTACCCCAACAACGTTAGGGTGATTGCTAATGTTGTAGGCATGGTTTTATTTCATTCTATCTCGTTCATCTTATGGAAGATTAACTATGAAATTTGGGAACATCTTAACACCTATATCTTATCAGACTCCTATATTTTGtttatcatttatttatattgaTTTCTTGCTCTTGAAGGTTGGGACTCCTAACCGTGTCTTGAATCACCTAAATCGCGCCAAAGATTTTTCTCTTTGTAAATTAAAATACTTGGTatgatttattcattattttgttttaagCATTACTTTTATTTCTTACATCCAAAGGTTGGAATTACTATACTTCAAGTATATTTATTCCTAtgtgtatttgaatttgtttgattTCTCTTCCTTTTTGAGCAGGTCTTAGATGACGCAGACAGGCTTTTGAATGAGGATTTTGTGGACTCACTTAATGAGATTTTAGAAATGATCCCTCGCGACCGGAGGATATTCCTTTTTTCTGCCACAATGACAAAGCAGGTAAATATTCAAATGATGcctttttcatttcatttattGAGATCATTAGATATAGTTGCAAATGATATTGAATTTATATGCAATGTTTATACACTGCAGATGCTTGATTGTGtaatttattcaattttaatgTTTCTGTTTTAATAGAAGTTGCACTCTTGCTATTTCAGGTCAAGAGGCTTCAAAGGGTTTGTTTAAGGAATCCTGTGAAGGCACAACCATAATATCTGTTTTATTAGAAGTTGCACTCTTGCTATTTCAGGTCGAGAAGCTTCAAAGGGTTTGTTTAAGGAATCATGTGAAGGCACAACCAtaatatttacaaatatatgtTTATGGATAAGGAAAACTATACTCCTTTCCTTGAAAGGTTAACGTTATTGCAGTGGTTTTCTTACCTTCTTAATGACAATTTTTACCTTGGATTTAAAGCAAGTTCACTTTGAACCTCAATTATCGACTTTGGAGACATAGACCGATAGAAAATTAATTGAAAGTTTTGGGTGAAACTCCAAAGCTGGTAATAAGGGTTTCTAAAATTCATAGTTTTCACTTTAAAATCAATACTAGTGTTCAAAAGGAGCTCTCTAAGACATTGAAAATTGGCAAGAAAATGTTACATATTCAACAATTGTTAAGTATACTGTCAATATAAatgttttatattaaaaaataaaacaaccagAACTAGGCTAGGCTTATGCCAAGGACACAGGCGGTGCACTAAAACTAAACTACAGACAGTGAAATCTAAGAATGTTTAAACTAATAATCCTCGAGATCTTACTGTCTAAGAATATTTAAACTAATAATCCTTGAGATTCTCACATAAACTGTCGAGCGGTCTAAAACTAGCATTATTCTGCAATTTTTAAACAACGCAAACCACAAAATACCAAATTGAGACCTGACCTAAAGACGTCATCTCCTCCGTCCATAGACCCCAGAACAAGTCAAACACCTCTAAAATTGATTTGCGGTGCTGTTTggaacaaaaataaatttatttagggTTCAATTTGGTTTTAAATGACGAATTAAAAGTATCTAAAACCTTGTGTGCATATGTCTATTTCGAAAACCATGCCTTTCAAATCTAACAAAGGCAACAATGTTGTTGGCACATCTTCATCTAGTCATGTAAGtgtcctttctcttcttcatactACTTGTGTTCgaagattttgaaaaatattttaggaATAAGATTGTTGTGAAGCAACATGTATATGGCCCCGTTGTTGCCGGTACATTACACATTCGGAAGATTATTAATCTCATGGAACAtaaaaaaatcaatcaattttTATAAGTCAATACTGATTATAACGAAGACTTGATACAAATGTTTTATGCTGGGCTAGAGTTAGAGCTGTCAAATAGGACGGCCCGACCCAGCCCGTTTCGGTATGGTGGACCAATGTGTTTAAATGGTTTGGCCCGGCCCGATTGCTAAATGGGCCCTGTAAAATGAGTCTGACCCATTTTTCAAAGGCCCGTGCGGCCTAATGGGTTAGCCCGGtccgtatttcaatattatagttttaattttataaaaaaaatgtaatggATAAATACaagttaggggtgggaataggcaaggccggcctacaggggcctatagcctaaCCTACTTAAGGCGAGGCCaggcctatttgataaaaaggtcaggcttgggcttttttaaaagcctatttaataaaataggtcatgcctaggctattaaaaaagcctataaagccttgtaggccggcctatattttcatatatattaaaattagtctaaataggttgacctttatatgcatatatattagaaaatgtattaaatagattggtctatatatgcatatatattagaaaaaaaatgctaaataggtccgTCTAAATGatcatatatatgcgacctataaggcttcttaagtaatatgaattaattgaaaacattaataagaaatagacttttaaataggctttcaagtcaggccaggcttttaaaaaggccaggccaggctgaaaaacgagcctatagtaggtcataggccaggctcaggccttgtaagtttatcgtaggccaggctcaggccttataaagcctagcctattcccacccctaaataCAACACATCATAAGTAGAGagtcatcataaacgtatataagtgatgtCCAGAATtttatctcgttagctttccaacgcttcaaacgggactcaaatcggatgtccagaactcaagttatgaatttttgaagtttcacaaaacattcagcaatttcctgcgttttgcttacggaatttccactccaaaactcatttttcttcaacttaaacatatttcaaacaactcttaacatatctcctcacttccaaactttttataactcgagagacacattctttcgcCGAAATTCAGTTTTTGAAACACCCAGACAACAATCTTCTTTCCGAACTTGCAAatgaaccacatccgagaagcaaagcttctcccccacttcgctcaaactaattcatgcaacaaccagaaagcaacaagtaccgacagtgttgtacacacttgtcgcataCAAAAGGATAAACAAtaattagacgactctggccggacggaccgacctgctctgataccactaatgtaacaccccaaattctacccgaaaaatataataaaataagagtataaatttcaaacaagttcatttgaggtatcacatattcgtcatttcaaaaacagttacggcttatttgccttccctcatagatacatagcacaaaaatttaaaacgataatcaaatcattactaaaaatcactttgtttaaattcaataattaacttgcagcggaatcaacaaacttcataaatattcaattcaagtcgtagcatcattgcacggtaactttaagttacaatttaaaacatagttcacttaaaaattcagcaaacaaaataataaataaaacaatctctttatccccccgagtgctacgtatcagagcaagacaccaactcgaataacagcaactaaagaattcataaaatcacttcaaacttccaccgctatcttgagtacctgtcaatttcccatggtagggaaacatcattcagaaagggtgagatatctaccaatataaacaaacgcatgataaacaatatattagaatttaatcatacgaaattatcacgttacagctttcagactacatttataataacaattaacctgaacagttataattaacaaaaataaataacaacaacatattaatagttataacaactatttctcatcttccagacaatacctgtcacaacacgtcattagtataacaatttataattacaactccatattatcacaatttaacaacaactcaagtcacatcacatcacaattaaatcacactcatgccacatacaatgagactctacaactgcacatgcatgtggtacccagggcttcagcccccatcgccaattgccagttaaacagaggcatcaaggcataagccttcgtcactaatttgccaatccaggccgtcgccaaaaatgcatatgtatatgaatgcaacaaacacacacaacaaacaacatcatcgtcacaaggcataagcctatatcgtcgctatactaataaatagaggtatacatcgtcacggaaacatccttcaacttcgcataaaacaacaacaattatcaccacaacaacaactaatttcatcgaatcaacacgacagaatcacaacaaataatcaggaataatttcctacgaatttaacccccacatatcattcatcatgagtccggttatagagttagaaccccaccccttaccttgtattcggagtccgttctacaattctaccgatcgaagccatctagccttagctcccaaccattgcctcttttaatcagaatcaaaagctgaaaatttcccaaatatgcagctacagtgcgatgatcatatctcacaactcagaccttattttaaagatcccaacggtcaaaagttagctataggtgttgcgaacctacccacaaaatttggcgacgatccaacggttaacgaatcagggatcttcgatttagtgagactgctgcaagaaaaacgggaatgaatttctctcctattttctctcttctctacaacttcgcaTGACCAATTtcccaaaactttttctcttctaattaacctaattcttatcttaacctaatttcattaaacctattgggcctaacattcacaccccaccttttactaccaccatcacttaattaagtccatatagtaaatctagtatttctttaatactatttctacaacttaatcaattaattaatcaactaattaatcataaaaacccatgtcaacaattctaaacactccacaaattcaataattaaatttgaaataatttgaaagtatttaattaaataattaattaaataccgggtgttacaactctcccccacttagaatattttcgtcctcgaaaatttatccgatacaaccatcatcaacttcacttccacgtccaaccatccaacataacaacccattgacacatctcaaatcgactacacatatgtcgaccattctggtacttcttcaacataaccgttactaacttgttaactattccaacgccattcgaaagtgcgaacatcaacgccatgcggcgacactctttacggtatctccaaaacttctcaaatggtacactaattcttaaaatttattttcaacaaaccTATTAATTACTCCTTAAATTCACTCAACTTTGACGCTGACGTCGTGTGcggcaccaacaaacaagtccagttccaaggacaagcgtaaccgcaaattccatctctttccaacatcatcctgttataaataagtctattacagcttctgaaaccatttttaaaataaattttatctcgttagctttccaacgcttcaaacgggactcaaatcggatgtccagaactcaagttatgaatttttgaagtttcacaaaacattcagcaatttcctgcgttttgcttacggaatttccactccaaaactcatttttcttcaacttaaacatatttcaaacaactcttaacatatctcctcacttccaaactttttataactcgagagacacattctttcgcCGAAATTCAGTTTTTGAAACACCCAGACAACAATCTTCTTTCCGAACTTGCAAatgaaccacatccgagaagcaaagcttctcccccacttcgctcaaactaattcatgcaacaaccagaaagcaacaagtaccgacagtgttgtacacacttgtcgcataCAAAAGGATAAACAAtaattagacgactctggccggacggaccgacctgctctgataccactaatgtaacaccccaaattctacccgaaaaatataataaaataagagtataaatttcaaacaagttcatttgaggtatcacatattcgtcatttcaaaaacagttacggcttatttgccttccctcatagatacatagcacaaaaatttaaaacgataatcaaatcattactaaaaatcactttgtttaaattcaataattaacttgcagcggaatcaacaaacttcataaatattcaattcaagtcgtagcatcattgcacggtaactttaagttacaatttaaaacatagttcacttaaaaattcagcaaacaaaataataaataaaacaatctctttatccccccgagtgctacgtatcagagcaagacaccaactcgaataacagcaactaaagaattcataaaatcacttcaaacttccaccgctatcttgagtacctgtcaatttcccatggtagggaaacatcattcagaaagggtgagatatctaccaatataaacaaacgcatgataaacaatatattagaatttaatcatacgaaattatcacgttacagctttcagactacatttataataacaattaacctgaacagttataattaacaaaaataaataacaacaacatattaatagttataacaactatttctcatcttccagacaatacctgtcacaacacgtcattagtataacaatttataattacaactccatattatcacaatttaacaacaactcaagtcacatcacatcacaattaaatcacactcatgccacatacaatgagactctacaactgcacatgcatgtggtacccagggcttcagcccccatcgccaattgccagttaaacagaggcatcaaggcataagccttcgtcactaatttgccaatccaggccgtcgccaaaaatgcatatgtatatgaatgcaacaaacacacacaacaaacaacatcatcgtcacaaggcataagcctatatcgtcgctatactaataaatagaggtatacatcgtcacggaaacatccttcaacttcgcataaaacaacaacaattatcaccacaacaacaactaatttcatcgaatcaacacgacagaatcacaacaaataatcaggaataatttcctacgaatttaacccccacatatcattcatcatgagtccggttatagagttagaaccccaccccttaccttgtattcggagtccgttctacaattctaccgatcgaagccatctagccttagctcccaaccattgcctcttttaatcagaatcaaaagctgaaaatttcccaaatatgcagctacagtgcgatgatcatatctcacaactcagaccttattttaaagatcccaacggtcaaaagttagctataggtgttgcgaacctacccacaaaatttggcgacgatccaacggttaacgaatcagggatcttcgatttagtgagactgctgcaagaaaaacgggaatgaatttctctcctattttctctcttctctacaacttcgcaTGACCAATTtcccaaaactttttctcttctaattaacctaattcttatcttaacctaatttcattaaacctattgggcctaacattcacaccccaccttttactaccaccatcacttaattaagtccatatagtaaatctagtatttctttaatactatttctacaacttaatcaattaattaatcaactaattaatcataaaaacccatgtcaacaattctaaacactccacaaattcaataattaaatttgaaataatttgaaagtatttaattaaataattaattaaataccgggtgttacaactctcccccacttagaatattttcgtcctcgaaaatttatccgatacaaccatcatcaacttcacttccacgtccaaccatccaacataacaacccattgacacatctcaaatcgactacacatatgtcgaccattctggtacttcttcaacataaccgttactaacttgttaactattccaacgccattcgaaagtgcgaacatcaacgccatgcggcgacactctttacggtatctccaaaacttctcaaatggtacactaattcttaaaatttattttcaacaaaccTATTAATTACTCCTTAAATTCACTCAACTTTGACGCTGACGTCGTGTGcggcaccaacaaacaagtccagttccaaggacaagcgtaaccgcaaattccatctctttccaacatcatcctgttataaataagtctattacagcttctgaaaccatttttaaaataaattttatctcgttagctttccaacgcttcaaacgggactcaaatcggatgtccagaactcaagttatgaatttttgaagtttcacaaaacattcagcaatttcctgcgttttgcttacggaatttccactccaaaactcatttttcttcaacttaaacatattt
Encoded proteins:
- the LOC131655089 gene encoding DEAD-box ATP-dependent RNA helicase 10-like; amino-acid sequence: MEEENNEIKSFTDLGLPEQLVEACHKLGWKAPLKFQIQAIPLALQGGKDVIGVAEPGSGKTGAFALPILHALLQAPQPNHFFACVLSPTRDLAIQISQQFEALGSGIGVKCVALVGGADSDLLPQIIKLAKMPHIIVGTPNRVLNHLNRAKDFSLCKLKYLVLDDADRLLNEDFVDSLNEILEMIPRDRRIFLFSATMTKQVKRLQRVCLRNPVKAQP